In the genome of Candidatus Poribacteria bacterium, the window CTCGTTTGTTTTTTCGTGTCTAAATTCATTCCAGACGGTAACCTGAATTGGTTGCGTCATAAGTTTCTCCTTTATAATAGTTATGAGTTTTCAGTTGTCGGTTAAAAGGTCTTTACGTAACAATTCATACAATTCATCTTTTTTCTACTACAACTTCAGAACTGGGGTTTGATAGTTCTGATGACACAATTGACGTCTCTCCTGCCACGGGTTCGGCATTACATTCTGTTGCTTCTAACGGTTGAATCGAGAGCCGGCATCCGAGGGCAGTCAAAACCGTACTGAACATATCAAGCCGCGGTGCCGCGTCGCTAGTGAGCATTTCTGAGAGAACTGCGGGTTCAATATCAGTTCTCTTAGCAAGTTTGGCTATCCCGCCTTGTGCTTCTAAAACGGTCCGGATCTCGGAAAGAAAAAAGGGCATATCCCCATCAACTTGATATTCTTCTAATGTCACTTGAAGATAGTTAATCGCCGCTGTCCGGTCAGCAAGTTGTTCCATTTGGAAATCGCGCAAAGTTCGATACTCACTCATCGTTGTATCTCCTTGTATTGTAACCAATAAGTTTTTGCACGTGTAATGTCCCGCGTCTGCGACGATTTGTCCCCGCCACAGAGTATAAGAACAACCGTGTCATCTACCTCACCAAAATAGATGCGATAACCGGCAGCGAACTGAAGACGCAATTCAAACACACCGCTACCAACAGAACGACAATCACCAAAATTGCCGAGACCAAGCCGCACAAGCCGTTTCTGAATTCTACTCTGCGTCCATGGGTCTTGAATTGCATTGTACCATTCAGCGAAAGGCTCACGTCCGTTTGGCATTCGGTAGAATTGTAGTTCCCTCGGTTGCACATCTCGCATTCAGATATTAATCTCCGCAGCCAGTCATTTCCTAAAACGTTAATTCTGTCTCGACTGCGTCATCGTAGTCCACGCCTTCAACCTCAAAGCCGAACAGGTTTCGGAAGCGTCGCCTGAAATCTGCGTAATCCGAGAGTTCATGAAAATTGTCGGTGTCAATTTGTCCCCAACGCTCGGTTACCGCGTCGGTTACTTCAGGCTGTAACTCACGGTCATCGAGACGAATGTAGCGTTCGCTGTCGAGTTGCGGTTGGAGTCCAGGTCCGAGATGTTCTAAGAAAAGGCGTCGCATTTGTCCAATCGGTGCTTCATTGATGCCCTTGACATTCATAATGTCATAAAGGATACTGACATAGAGCGGCACGACAGGAATCGCCGCGGAGGCTTGTGTAACGACGGCTTTGTTCACCGAGATATAGGCATTGCCGCCGAGTTGATTTGCGAGCCGTTCGTCAAGTGCATCCACACGCGCCTTGAGATCGTCCTTCGCTCTACCGATAGTCCCGTCTCGGTAAATGGGCCATGTCAAGGAACTCCCGATATAAGTATAGGCAACAACTGTGACCGCTGGTGCGAGCAATTCCGCTTCTGCCAATGCGTCAATCCACATCTCTAAGTCTTCGCCGCCCATCACAGCGATCGTGTCAGTGATCTCCTCTTCACTTGCCGGATCAATGGTAACAGATGTAACAACCTCCCGATTCAAGTCGATGGTTTTTCCTGTATACGACTCGCCAATCGGTTTCAGTTGAGATTGATGTGAGACCCCGGTTTTCGGGTGTATACGTCGCGGTGCGGCGATACTGTAGACAAGGATATCTATTTTCCCGAAGTCCGCTTTGAGTCGGGCAATCGCATCCGCCTTCATCTCATCGGAAAACGCATCTCCGTTGAGACTCTCCGCGAAAAACCCGTCCGCTGTCGCCTGTCGGTGGAGAGCAGCAGTATTATAGTAACCTGCTGTTGCGGTGCGTCTGCTATCAGCGGGTCGTTCATAAAGAAGCCCAAGCGTTTTCGCACCGTAAGCCCATGTTAAAGCAATCCGAGAAGCGAGTCCATAGCCCGTTGATGCCCCGATGACAAGGGCATTCATATCTGTCTCTTTGTAGGGAATGCCCTGCTTAATCTCATCTATCTGATTAAGGACATTTGCATGACACCCAGCGGGATGGGCATTGGTACATATAAACCCGCGGATCCGAGGTTTAACAATTTGAACTGCCATTTTTAACTTTCCTTGCGGCGTAATAAGCGTGGTTTCATGCTTGGAGTATTCTTCTCCCGAGTCGCCCTCCACTTCGTTTCGGGCTGCGCTTCCGTGCTCATAATACCGATTTTAAGTTTCCTCAAGAGATTAGCCTTCAATTTCGACAACCATCTCGATTTCGACAGGAATCCCACCGGGTAATTGGACCATGCCGACTGCGGAGCGTGCATGTCTACCTTTATCCCCGAACACCTCGACCAAAAAGTCGGATGCACCATTAACAACCGCGGGCTGGTCGATGAAGTCAGGTGCCGAATTGACGAACCCAAGCACTTTAATGACACGCTTGATTCTGTCCAAATCACCGAGTGCGTGTTTGAGTGTACTCAATAAGCAGATCGCCACTTGACGTGCCGAAGCATAGCCTTCCTCGATTGTCGCATCGGTCCCGAGTTGGCTTTTATAGATTGGACCTTCGCCAGTTCCGGGACCGTGTCCAGAGGTAAAGACGAGATTGCCGGTTTGCACCGTCGTGACGTAATTCGCTACGGGAACCGCGGGTTCTGGCAATTCCACACCTAATTCTTCGAGTCGTTGTTCTATTTTCATTTGATTTGTCCCTTTATAAATAGATTAAATCCTAACATGCCGCAAACACGGCACATCTGATATGGCTTGCAAGTCAATACTCGCTGTGAGTGTTTATATTCGCCTCTATAATTAAACAGGTTTTCGCCAATTTTGTCAAGCAAAGTTTTGGATAATTGTCAGTCGTTGGTAACGAATTGTCAGAATCAGGATTCACAGGATTCAAGGATTTTCAGGATACGTTGGGGTCAGCGGCATGGTCAGGAGAAGTTGCAAAATATGATTTGGGGCGGGATTTGGA includes:
- a CDS encoding RidA family protein, with amino-acid sequence MKIEQRLEELGVELPEPAVPVANYVTTVQTGNLVFTSGHGPGTGEGPIYKSQLGTDATIEEGYASARQVAICLLSTLKHALGDLDRIKRVIKVLGFVNSAPDFIDQPAVVNGASDFLVEVFGDKGRHARSAVGMVQLPGGIPVEIEMVVEIEG
- a CDS encoding trans-2-enoyl-CoA reductase family protein, whose protein sequence is MAVQIVKPRIRGFICTNAHPAGCHANVLNQIDEIKQGIPYKETDMNALVIGASTGYGLASRIALTWAYGAKTLGLLYERPADSRRTATAGYYNTAALHRQATADGFFAESLNGDAFSDEMKADAIARLKADFGKIDILVYSIAAPRRIHPKTGVSHQSQLKPIGESYTGKTIDLNREVVTSVTIDPASEEEITDTIAVMGGEDLEMWIDALAEAELLAPAVTVVAYTYIGSSLTWPIYRDGTIGRAKDDLKARVDALDERLANQLGGNAYISVNKAVVTQASAAIPVVPLYVSILYDIMNVKGINEAPIGQMRRLFLEHLGPGLQPQLDSERYIRLDDRELQPEVTDAVTERWGQIDTDNFHELSDYADFRRRFRNLFGFEVEGVDYDDAVETELTF
- a CDS encoding type II toxin-antitoxin system RelE/ParE family toxin is translated as MRDVQPRELQFYRMPNGREPFAEWYNAIQDPWTQSRIQKRLVRLGLGNFGDCRSVGSGVFELRLQFAAGYRIYFGEVDDTVVLILCGGDKSSQTRDITRAKTYWLQYKEIQR